Proteins from one Syntrophaceae bacterium genomic window:
- a CDS encoding nitrous oxide-stimulated promoter family protein, translating to METAGRRLSREWKTLEAMIRLRCRDIHKPEGGDLCGECRDLLGYAEGRLAKCPFGEDKPACTRCPVHCYRPEMRERIREVMRYAGPRMIREHPWLALMHLLDGRRKAPDLRCKRPGGKGE from the coding sequence ATGGAAACGGCCGGACGGCGGCTGTCCCGGGAATGGAAGACCCTGGAGGCCATGATCCGCCTCCGGTGCCGGGATATCCACAAACCGGAGGGAGGCGATCTCTGCGGGGAGTGCCGTGATCTTCTCGGGTACGCGGAAGGGCGCCTCGCGAAGTGCCCCTTCGGGGAGGACAAGCCCGCCTGCACCCGCTGCCCCGTCCACTGCTACCGGCCGGAGATGCGCGAGCGGATCCGGGAGGTCATGCGTTACGCCGGGCCCCGGATGATCCGGGAGCATCCCTGGCTGGCCCTGATGCACCTTCTGGACGGACGCCGGAAGGCGCCGGATCTCAGGTGCAAGAGGCCCGGCGGCAAGGGGGAATGA
- a CDS encoding 3-keto-5-aminohexanoate cleavage protein — MDKVIITAAITGSRMTRDVAPHIPITPEEIATSAFEAWQAGASIVHLHVRDPETGLGSQDPALFRQVVEPLREKTDLILSLTTSGIPGRNLPTEERLAPLALKPELASFDAGSINLGGGVFANSPEFLDEAARMMREAGVKPEIEVFDLGMLVTAVRMRDEGKLDDPLHFQFVLGTPWGAPATPKSFLHLHEHLPADATWSTIGIGRGSLPMAMMALILNGHIRVGMEDNIYVDRGVPAKTNAELVERVVRICRAYGRDIATPAEARKILGF; from the coding sequence ATGGACAAGGTCATCATCACCGCCGCCATCACGGGCAGCCGCATGACCCGCGACGTTGCCCCGCACATCCCCATCACGCCGGAGGAGATCGCGACATCCGCCTTCGAGGCCTGGCAGGCCGGGGCTTCCATCGTCCACCTCCACGTCCGGGACCCCGAAACGGGCCTCGGCTCCCAGGACCCGGCCCTGTTCCGGCAGGTTGTGGAGCCCCTCCGGGAAAAGACGGACCTGATCCTGAGCCTCACCACCAGCGGCATTCCCGGCCGGAACCTGCCGACGGAGGAGCGCCTGGCGCCCCTGGCCCTGAAACCGGAGCTGGCCTCCTTCGACGCCGGGTCGATCAATCTCGGCGGCGGTGTTTTCGCCAACAGCCCGGAATTTCTGGACGAAGCGGCCCGGATGATGCGGGAGGCGGGGGTGAAGCCGGAGATCGAGGTCTTCGACCTGGGAATGCTCGTCACGGCCGTCCGGATGCGAGACGAGGGGAAACTGGACGACCCGCTCCATTTCCAGTTCGTCCTGGGGACCCCCTGGGGTGCGCCGGCGACGCCCAAGTCTTTCCTCCACCTTCACGAGCATCTGCCCGCGGACGCCACCTGGTCGACCATCGGCATCGGCCGGGGCTCCCTGCCCATGGCCATGATGGCCCTCATCCTGAACGGCCACATCCGGGTGGGCATGGAAGACAACATCTACGTGGACCGGGGGGTGCCGGCGAAGACGAACGCCGAGCTGGTGGAGCGGGTGGTCCGCATCTGCCGGGCCTACGGCCGGGACATCGCCACGCCCGCCGAGGCAAGAAAGATCCTGGGATTTTAG
- a CDS encoding TetR/AcrR family transcriptional regulator, which yields MAKNLDKEKILDVVRTMSVKYGFDKLTLADIVRPLGVKKTALYHYFPGGKWEMIEAMLHSEEEKIMRKMEEAVAGESDPRQKLRAMVLSVLEHTRGLREMLDVPREMAEQLGVIYGNLELSFNRNMIDMLVAILEEGKLLKIFMDIDTSQLAMSIHFIMHRIHPPLAYEESWPVLKERVDGFLNLLFYGIVRPECRPVPEQA from the coding sequence ATGGCCAAGAATCTCGACAAAGAAAAAATCCTCGATGTGGTCCGCACGATGTCGGTGAAATACGGCTTCGACAAGCTGACCCTGGCGGACATCGTCCGCCCCCTCGGCGTCAAGAAAACGGCCCTCTATCACTATTTCCCCGGCGGAAAGTGGGAGATGATCGAGGCCATGCTGCACTCCGAGGAAGAGAAGATCATGCGGAAGATGGAGGAGGCCGTCGCCGGGGAATCCGATCCCCGTCAGAAGCTGCGGGCCATGGTCCTGTCGGTCCTCGAACACACCCGCGGCCTGAGGGAGATGCTGGACGTCCCCCGCGAGATGGCGGAGCAGCTGGGCGTCATTTACGGAAACCTTGAGCTGTCCTTCAACCGGAACATGATCGACATGCTCGTGGCGATTCTCGAAGAAGGGAAGTTGCTGAAAATATTCATGGACATCGATACGAGTCAGCTGGCCATGTCGATCCATTTCATCATGCATCGCATCCATCCGCCCCTTGCCTACGAGGAGAGCTGGCCGGTGCTGAAGGAGCGGGTGGACGGGTTTCTGAACCTGCTCTTCTACGGGATCGTCCGCCCTGAGTGCCGTCCGGTGCCCGAGCAAGCATGA
- a CDS encoding efflux RND transporter periplasmic adaptor subunit — protein sequence MLKTRGNRLESARFIACLLVIPVFLAAGCSGGKGANEQASAPVPVVLKTIEKADVERVISVTGNIEGLRTARLGFLVAGKINYIAAREGETVRAGQLLASLDPESYRIGKEMADAAVAQLEDEYNRLTLMHERKSVSDSDYAKITSGLRQARAQQRLQAKNLADTRLYTPFSGILLKRGVEVGEIIGTGMPVFAVSDIHVVKVNASVPETDLQFIRMGSEARVRVSSLDSEYAGKVVEIGSLAEATTRAFPVKIEVKNPGLLMRPGMTADIRIQSGRKTETMAVPGEAVLRDPDNAAYVFVVDETRKQAFKRRISLGEIRENSISVVSGLAPGERIVVGGQHKLNDGTPVAIKPEP from the coding sequence ATGTTGAAAACCAGAGGTAATCGTCTCGAAAGTGCTCGGTTCATTGCCTGCCTCCTCGTGATTCCGGTTTTCCTTGCCGCCGGCTGCAGCGGCGGCAAGGGCGCGAACGAGCAGGCCAGTGCCCCTGTTCCCGTGGTCCTGAAGACAATCGAGAAGGCGGATGTCGAAAGGGTGATCTCCGTCACCGGGAACATCGAGGGGTTGAGAACCGCCCGGCTGGGCTTCCTGGTGGCCGGGAAGATCAACTACATTGCCGCGAGGGAAGGGGAGACCGTCCGGGCGGGGCAGCTCCTGGCGAGCCTTGATCCGGAGAGTTACCGGATCGGCAAGGAGATGGCGGATGCCGCCGTCGCCCAGCTTGAGGATGAATACAACCGGCTGACCCTCATGCACGAGCGGAAAAGCGTCTCCGACAGCGACTACGCAAAAATCACCAGCGGTCTGAGGCAGGCCCGGGCGCAACAGCGGCTGCAGGCGAAAAACCTGGCGGACACGAGGCTGTACACGCCTTTCAGCGGGATTCTCCTGAAGCGCGGGGTCGAGGTGGGGGAGATCATCGGTACGGGCATGCCCGTCTTCGCGGTCTCCGACATCCACGTCGTGAAGGTCAACGCCTCCGTTCCCGAGACGGACCTCCAGTTCATCCGGATGGGCTCGGAGGCCCGGGTGCGCGTTTCCTCCCTCGATTCGGAATATGCGGGGAAGGTCGTGGAGATCGGCTCCCTCGCGGAAGCGACGACCCGGGCGTTTCCCGTGAAGATAGAAGTCAAAAATCCAGGCCTGCTCATGCGGCCGGGCATGACGGCGGACATCCGGATCCAGTCCGGAAGGAAGACGGAAACCATGGCCGTGCCCGGGGAAGCGGTCCTGCGCGACCCGGACAACGCGGCCTATGTCTTCGTCGTCGATGAAACCAGGAAACAGGCCTTCAAGCGCCGGATCTCCCTCGGGGAGATCCGCGAAAACAGCATCTCCGTGGTCTCCGGTCTCGCTCCGGGCGAGCGGATCGTGGTCGGCGGCCAGCACAAGCTCAACGACGGCACTCCCGTTGCGATCAAGCCGGAACCATGA
- a CDS encoding TolC family protein has protein sequence MNFVRKSLKYPQVTVSVLLILFAVGTWSLLEMPRREDARIRIRVGQVIAFYPGADSLQVEEQVTKKLEQYLFQYEEVRKEKTTSTTRDGVVIINVWLNDSVKDLDVFWSKLNHQLLVQKAVSLPPGVQGPIVNFEFGDVEALMIAIEMDDPDYARMNDCARKLEDGLRTVKAVSKIKRIGGQKEQIVISADSAKLERYGISFATAMMVLQSQNTIGPAGDLKTQDSQVRLYTKGYYRTEAEIGDQIIGLARTGETVRLRDVATIRRQYQEPASKATVNGRSTMLLAVQMHEGRNIVDFGREVEGKLAETARLLPAGVKLTTIVNQPAVVAQNVGHFLREFMLAIVAVILVIVLLLPFRVAAVAAMAIPMTVAVTFGVMHALGIELHQVSLASLIVALGMVVDDAVVVADNYVELLDGGVDRKIAAWRSASDLVVPILTATVTIIAAFLPMTLLTGMVGEFIIALPLTVSIALAASFLVAMVLTPLLCLTFIRKGLHGEEGTGKKRGVKERSLLDFMQLGYDRAIAWCMAHSRVAISACLVIILLAAALYQATPQKFFPAAERNQFVVELWMPTGTKLEKTEQAVRKIESLLKNDRRVVNYAGFIGMGAPRFYYNFIPEPPGANFAQVIVNTNTDEEAKQLQRELNARVDGEVPEGRVRARLMQQGVPAAASVEVRIVGDDIATLKSAGRQVEDILRDTHAAAFIRSDFREDYYGVSVRLLDNAARMGFTTESVAKSIYAGFTGAPVSTLYEGNTPVEILLRLDERSRGSFDHLQNMYLPSPVTGAAVPLRQIATLEPQWHDGQIRHLNGLRTLTVQCEPAEGFLASQVLKKARPQIARIALPPGYRIEYGGEYENRKETFSEMLVVLAISLVLIFLVLLLQFRNLKESFIVMLTIPLSMFGAFLGLLITGNPFGFTAFVGLISLSGIVVRNAIILIDHANELCRGGASIRTAALESGKRRLRPIFLTASAAAIGVLPMILSGSPLWSPLASVIAVGIMFSMVISLLLVPVLYAVMIKPSDIMVKSPAVHERPVHAGFRETVASLLLIALILVPIGAGAQDGPERLNLQKVTELAVRNNRLLHIKDLQVDEKRQKVNESKVKYFPAVVVGGSYQYSSVAGTVDLSQGFLGTVSTGSVRLPVPSVDLALDLNSYDIAGAGVRFYQPVSQIPKIRSGVEISKADLKISEIEQARAAMQVKQAAEKLYFGLLILQRQKEEAQIKRTLAKRKLYDVESAVLAGKTTASSLAGLKAAVADEEQNLLKIRIQIDDYSADLRHLIGLPFSTPFVLDPVSFDDAAYDLLPVDALAREAQAGNSDLKAAAVQKAKAEHAIDASRYSYLPDFGVMGGYTWQVGNAHFRQSAIHSGFDPGWNVRDAFVGVSLQWNIQDAVSNVYVKRQRLALKRQAEENLANTLEQVNADIEKAHRKATQAVELISVAGKVVDYRREDYRIQKDRYEAGLSLEADYLTAKAALMKAESDLFAAQLNYRVAVTDLQLLAGRL, from the coding sequence ATGAACTTCGTCAGGAAATCCCTGAAGTATCCCCAGGTCACCGTCTCCGTCCTCCTCATCCTGTTTGCCGTCGGCACGTGGTCCCTCCTGGAGATGCCGCGGCGCGAAGACGCCAGGATCCGTATCCGGGTGGGGCAGGTCATTGCCTTCTACCCCGGGGCCGATTCCCTGCAGGTCGAGGAGCAGGTCACGAAGAAGCTGGAGCAGTACCTGTTCCAGTATGAGGAGGTCCGGAAGGAGAAAACGACCTCCACGACCCGCGACGGCGTCGTTATCATCAATGTCTGGCTGAACGACAGCGTGAAAGACCTGGATGTGTTCTGGAGCAAGCTGAACCACCAGCTGCTCGTCCAGAAGGCCGTCAGCCTGCCGCCGGGCGTGCAGGGCCCCATCGTGAATTTCGAATTCGGCGACGTGGAAGCGCTGATGATCGCCATTGAAATGGACGATCCCGACTATGCCCGGATGAACGACTGCGCCCGGAAGCTGGAAGACGGCCTCCGGACCGTCAAGGCTGTCTCGAAGATCAAGCGCATCGGCGGCCAGAAGGAGCAGATCGTCATCTCGGCGGACAGCGCGAAGCTGGAACGCTACGGAATCAGTTTTGCGACGGCCATGATGGTCCTGCAGTCGCAGAACACCATCGGCCCCGCGGGCGACCTGAAAACGCAGGACTCGCAGGTCCGCCTTTACACAAAGGGATATTACCGGACGGAGGCGGAGATCGGCGACCAGATCATCGGCCTGGCCAGGACCGGCGAGACGGTTCGCCTGAGGGACGTGGCGACGATCCGGAGGCAGTACCAGGAACCGGCCTCCAAGGCCACGGTCAACGGCAGAAGCACCATGCTCCTTGCCGTTCAGATGCACGAGGGCCGCAATATCGTCGATTTCGGCAGGGAGGTAGAGGGGAAGCTGGCCGAAACGGCGAGGCTTCTCCCGGCTGGCGTCAAACTGACCACGATCGTCAACCAGCCCGCCGTGGTCGCGCAGAACGTCGGCCATTTCCTTCGCGAATTCATGCTGGCCATCGTCGCGGTCATCCTGGTCATTGTGCTTCTCCTCCCGTTCCGCGTTGCCGCCGTGGCCGCCATGGCCATCCCCATGACCGTCGCCGTGACGTTCGGTGTCATGCACGCCCTGGGCATCGAGCTGCACCAGGTCTCCCTGGCCTCCCTGATCGTGGCGCTGGGCATGGTCGTGGACGACGCCGTCGTCGTCGCCGATAATTACGTGGAGCTGCTGGACGGGGGAGTGGACCGGAAGATCGCCGCCTGGCGCAGCGCCTCCGACCTCGTGGTGCCCATCCTGACGGCGACGGTGACCATCATCGCGGCGTTCCTGCCGATGACGCTTCTGACGGGCATGGTCGGCGAGTTCATCATCGCCCTGCCCCTGACCGTGTCCATCGCCCTGGCGGCTTCTTTTCTCGTCGCCATGGTCCTGACGCCGCTCCTCTGCCTGACGTTCATCAGGAAAGGTCTTCACGGTGAGGAAGGAACCGGGAAAAAGCGCGGCGTAAAAGAGCGGTCCCTTCTCGACTTCATGCAGCTTGGATATGACCGGGCCATCGCCTGGTGCATGGCCCACTCCCGGGTGGCGATCTCCGCCTGCCTCGTCATCATCCTGCTGGCGGCGGCTCTGTACCAGGCCACCCCCCAGAAATTCTTTCCGGCGGCGGAGCGAAACCAGTTCGTCGTGGAGCTGTGGATGCCCACGGGCACGAAACTGGAGAAGACCGAGCAGGCCGTCCGGAAGATCGAGAGCCTGCTGAAAAACGACCGGCGGGTCGTGAACTATGCCGGCTTCATCGGCATGGGGGCGCCCCGTTTTTATTACAACTTCATTCCTGAACCGCCGGGCGCCAATTTTGCGCAGGTGATCGTGAACACGAACACAGACGAAGAGGCGAAGCAGCTCCAGCGTGAGCTGAACGCCCGGGTGGACGGGGAGGTCCCCGAAGGGAGGGTCCGGGCCAGGCTCATGCAGCAGGGAGTCCCCGCCGCCGCGTCCGTCGAGGTCCGGATCGTCGGCGACGACATCGCGACCCTGAAAAGCGCCGGCCGTCAAGTGGAGGACATTCTCCGGGATACCCATGCCGCTGCCTTCATCCGCTCCGACTTCCGGGAGGATTATTACGGCGTCTCCGTTCGGCTCCTGGACAACGCCGCCCGCATGGGCTTCACCACGGAAAGCGTCGCCAAGTCCATTTACGCCGGCTTCACCGGCGCCCCGGTTTCGACCCTCTACGAGGGCAACACGCCCGTGGAGATCCTGCTGCGCCTGGATGAACGGAGCCGGGGCAGCTTCGACCACCTCCAGAACATGTATCTGCCGTCTCCCGTGACCGGGGCGGCGGTGCCGCTGCGCCAGATTGCGACCCTGGAGCCGCAGTGGCACGACGGCCAGATCCGCCACCTCAATGGTCTTCGGACGCTGACGGTTCAATGCGAGCCCGCGGAGGGCTTCCTGGCCTCGCAGGTCCTGAAAAAGGCGCGGCCGCAGATAGCCAGGATCGCGCTCCCCCCGGGATACCGGATCGAATACGGCGGGGAATACGAAAACCGGAAGGAGACGTTTTCGGAGATGCTGGTGGTGCTGGCCATCAGCCTGGTTCTCATCTTTCTCGTTCTGCTGTTGCAGTTCCGCAATCTGAAGGAGTCCTTCATCGTCATGCTGACCATTCCCCTGAGCATGTTCGGGGCGTTTCTGGGACTGCTGATCACGGGCAATCCCTTCGGATTCACGGCGTTTGTCGGCCTGATCAGCCTGTCGGGCATCGTGGTCCGGAACGCCATCATCCTCATCGACCATGCCAACGAGCTCTGCCGCGGCGGCGCTTCCATCCGGACGGCCGCCCTGGAGTCCGGGAAAAGAAGGCTGCGGCCCATCTTTCTCACGGCCAGCGCGGCGGCGATCGGCGTCCTTCCCATGATCCTTTCCGGGTCACCCCTGTGGAGCCCCCTGGCCAGCGTAATCGCCGTGGGCATCATGTTCTCCATGGTCATCTCGCTCCTCCTGGTGCCCGTTCTTTACGCCGTCATGATCAAACCTTCCGACATCATGGTGAAGTCTCCGGCTGTCCATGAAAGACCCGTCCACGCAGGCTTTCGCGAAACAGTCGCTTCCCTGCTCCTGATCGCCCTGATTCTCGTTCCGATCGGCGCCGGCGCGCAGGACGGCCCGGAGCGGCTGAATCTGCAGAAGGTTACGGAACTGGCCGTCCGGAACAACCGGCTGCTCCATATCAAAGACCTCCAGGTGGATGAAAAGCGGCAGAAGGTGAACGAAAGCAAGGTCAAGTATTTCCCCGCCGTCGTGGTCGGCGGCTCATATCAGTACAGCAGCGTGGCCGGCACGGTCGATCTCAGCCAGGGATTTCTCGGCACGGTTTCCACGGGGTCCGTCCGTCTGCCGGTCCCTTCGGTGGACCTGGCCCTGGATCTGAACAGTTACGATATTGCCGGCGCGGGAGTCCGCTTCTATCAGCCCGTCTCGCAAATCCCGAAGATCCGGTCTGGTGTTGAAATTTCCAAGGCGGACCTGAAGATTTCGGAAATCGAGCAGGCCAGGGCGGCCATGCAGGTGAAGCAGGCCGCGGAGAAGCTCTATTTCGGCCTGCTCATCCTCCAGAGGCAGAAGGAGGAGGCACAGATCAAGCGGACCCTGGCGAAACGGAAGCTGTACGACGTCGAGAGCGCCGTCCTGGCCGGCAAAACGACGGCCTCCAGCCTGGCGGGATTGAAGGCCGCCGTGGCCGACGAAGAGCAGAACCTTCTGAAGATCCGGATCCAGATCGACGACTATTCCGCCGACCTGAGGCACCTGATCGGACTGCCGTTCTCAACTCCATTCGTCCTCGATCCGGTGAGCTTCGACGATGCCGCATACGATCTCTTGCCGGTGGACGCCCTGGCGCGGGAGGCACAGGCCGGCAACAGCGATCTGAAGGCGGCGGCCGTTCAGAAAGCCAAGGCCGAGCATGCGATCGATGCCAGCCGCTACAGCTACCTGCCGGACTTCGGCGTGATGGGCGGCTATACCTGGCAGGTGGGCAATGCACACTTCCGGCAGAGCGCGATCCATTCCGGGTTCGATCCGGGCTGGAACGTCCGGGACGCCTTCGTCGGCGTCTCTCTCCAGTGGAACATCCAGGACGCCGTCTCCAACGTGTACGTGAAGAGGCAGCGCCTCGCCCTGAAAAGGCAGGCCGAAGAGAACCTGGCCAACACGCTGGAGCAGGTGAATGCGGACATCGAAAAGGCGCACCGGAAGGCCACCCAGGCGGTCGAGCTGATTTCCGTCGCCGGGAAGGTGGTCGACTACCGCCGGGAAGATTACCGGATCCAGAAAGACCGGTACGAGGCCGGGCTGAGTCTCGAAGCGGACTATCTCACGGCGAAGGCGGCCCTCATGAAGGCCGAATCGGACCTCTTCGCCGCACAGCTGAATTACCGGGTCGCCGTGACGGACCTGCAGCTTCTGGCGGGGAGGTTGTAG